In a single window of the Prinia subflava isolate CZ2003 ecotype Zambia chromosome 3, Cam_Psub_1.2, whole genome shotgun sequence genome:
- the BRWD1 gene encoding bromodomain and WD repeat-containing protein 1: MAEPAASSSSGSSLPLIESELYFLIARFLSTGPCRRALKVLVQELEQHQLLPKRLDWQGNEHYRSYEELVLSNKHVAPDHLLQICKRIGPILDKEIPPSISRVNSLLGAGRQSLLRTAKDCRNTVWKGSAFAALHRGRPPEMPVNYGTPPNLVEVHRAKQLTGYAKFSTSFPGSMYQHVKMHRRILGHLSSVYCVAFDRTGHRIFTGSDDCLVKIWSTHNGRLFATLRGHSAEISDMAVNYENTMIAAGSCDKMIRVWCLRTCAPVAVLHGHTGSITSLQFSPMVKGSLRYMVSTGADGTVCFWQWDTDSMKFNTKPVKFTEKPRPGVQMLCSSFSVGGMFLATGSTDHVIRMYFFGSETPEKIAELESHADKVDSIQFSNGGDRFISGSRDGTARIWRFEQAEWRSILLDMSDRLLGDTCAEEDKFMKPKVTMIAWNQNDNYVVTAVNNHLLKVWNSSTGQLLHDLVGHADEVFVLETHPFDCRIMLSAGHDGNIFIWDITKGTKTKHYFNMIEGQGHGAVFDCKFSPDGQHFACTDSHGHLLIFGFGCSRPYEKIPDQMFFHTDYRPLIRDSNNYVLDEQTQQAPHLMPPPFLVDVDGNPHPTKYQRLVPGRENCADEHLIPQLGYVATSDGEVVEQVIGQQTVDQDEAGLEPSILDGMIRQLQLEQDQRNGADPESAPSGPQNGEGTPRRAFRRPSLDIQSPPNIGLRRSGQVEGVRQMHQNAPRSQMATERDLQAWRRRVVVPEIPPSLLRKQEEYRIAKGEEERDLYATEKKKSFESLEKSDSESSLIQSKRRLHRRKYSSYRTRNNIEQLESSEEERDNCFGLIEQEAEESEGSGSSDEEEEWRSDKKSNSNSSSDSSSRYSDWIADAGINLQPPVRTSRRKALRYCSSSEDEVSAEKSSPPKRRRRKRRKKPKPKKQDEADAAAQPLNLELSYDWHPPVWITDTALRRSPFVPQMGDEVIYFRQGHEAYIEAVRRNNIYELNPHKEPWRKVVLRDQELVKIVGIRYEVGPPTLCCLKLAFIDHATGKHTDKSFSIRYHDMPDVIDFLILRQFYDEARQRNWQASDRFRSIIDDAWWFGTVLGQEPYQPQYPDSHFQCYSVKWDNGEIEKLSPWDMEPVPDNVDQPEELGASVSVTLEEVEKLLYKPQEGEWGLKSRDEACERIIRGIDQLMTLDISAAFAGPVDLCTYPKYCTVIAYPTDLTTIRTRLANRFYRRISALVWEVRYIESNARTFNEPGSAIARAAKKITTQLLKFINDQDCTNIFELCSTTDDEQDCHDADLDDEKCVPRTSYRRRKGRGLKKGKNLKGGYDENCWKKQCMELVNLIFQCEDSEPFRQPVDLDQYPDYRHIIDTPMDFGTVKETLEAGNYDTPMELCKDIRLIFSNAKSYTPNKKSKIYSMTLRLSALFEEKIRRIVSDFKNGQKQNEKLRRNQRYTRRFNNQSSVQQPTKTLRNVKQKPLKSQAKLESEQEDSFPQPTSSRAACVASHKPNAGSYNQSSSGESSDSACLASFERNGKARSTTLTNCSALSSESEIEGSVVSSSSSSSSSSSSSEDSKGCSGAPVSPPLHNGVCRRNSSRRLTRNRAAQRKQTGSLLQENGNTRKTVRKKLYGSDSENTSAVTSESLSNSKGRHRKTLRRSAAVAANKLRLMSDVEEEVSSSESIGICRNRKLPHRNASAAARRMLLEGSEDEAGLKSESDKEIEEQLTKRKTLSQSGCSAPRRKFVSESENGSSDSEPDTQAKQKSWQSNGHKQLRGPACSVSPKVKSPTLDLSEEESKSHNSEDGSSQKVSDHSTPAHHKPAASNSEDEADSESDRWNGRKASGLQLSPPLKKAKVLSDLEDTAESEAEAREEEKSFVWESLVPTRIVRSSKSGAASSFHHSPDSDSESDSNNSNYCETSAKAKMRKRKGKTKIVRKEPASEEAGQSAKVLRSRTCIINYKKHIKVSGVGEKKNPRRCATLAANKIKILSHAKEELSSSESVYPVRKNRRQLQGSASSACRKKLFNSSQVEACSRSENESEQVCGRKKPSCPEPSVSKRKYIIESENERTDSETETQKQSDNHVQPQKPLCAATPNNFDYNSSEENSTNHRVENGGSWAISRQAASAHNHCTSNSEEEVDFELTKLETKNTRVAANKKPRASFKRLKPVEDLRETTESEMGRKKKEKSSVSEDGEAAGTAGSSKANLTSESGTDSTICSDATDSRKRKRRSKPSRRETLSYDSLKPSRRPQRRKRRKGSQEQDWEEVEYGECRRARRRSKIRTRNGGRRTVRYHDGDDDDDRALEDAACET, from the exons GTGCTGTCCAACAAACATGTGGCTCCAGATCATTTATTACAAATTTGCAAACGCATCGGCCCTATCCTGGACAAGGAGATCCCACCCAGCATTTCCAGAGTGAATTCCTTACTGGGGGCAGGGAGACAGTCCTTGCTGCGGACAGCAAAAG ACTGTAGGAACACTGTTTGGAAGGGCTCTGCATTTGCTGCTCTTCATCGAGGCAGACCCCCTGAAATGCCTGTGAACTATGGCACCCCCCCAAATCTTG TGGAGGTGCATCGAGCAAAGCAATTAACTGGATATGCCAAGTTCAGCACTTCATTCCCAGGAAGTATGTACCAGCATGTCAAGATGCACAGGAGGATCCTTGGCCATCTCTCTTCTGTCTACTGTGTTGCATTTGACAGGACTGGACACAGAATATTTACT GGGTCAGATGACTGCCTGGTGAAGATCTGGTCCACTCACAATGGCAGATTATTTGCCACCTTACGAGGACATTCAGCAGAGATCTCGGACATGGCTGTGAACTATGAGAACACCATGAttgcagctggcagctgtgacAAGATGATCCGAGTGTGGTGTCTGAGGACTTGTGCACCAGTTGCTGTCCTCCATGGGCACACAGGGTCTATCACCTCGCTGCAG TTCAGTCCCATGGTGAAAGGCTCCCTGCGCTACATGGTCTCCACGGGGGCAGATGGAACTGTTTGCTTTTGGCAGTGGGACACAGATTCCATGAAATTCAA caccAAGCCAGTGAAGTTCACAGAGAAACCCAGACCAGGGGTTCAGATGCTTTGTTCTTCCTTCAGTGTGG GTGGTATGTTTTTAGCAACTGGCAGCACTGACCACGTCATCAGGATGTATTTTTTTGGCTCTGAAACACCTGAGAAAATAGCTGAATTGGAAAGTCATGCT GACAAAGTTGACAGTATTCAGTTTTCTAATGGTGGGGACAG GTTCATAAGTGGCAGCAGAGATGGAACAGCTCGGATCTGGCGCTTCGAGCAAGCGGAATGGAGGAGCATTTTGTTGGATATGTCTGATCGACTGCTGGG tgACACTTGTGCAGAAGAAGACAAATTCATGAAACCCAAAGTAACGATGATAGCTTGGAACCAGAATGACAACTATGTTGTTACGGCTGTGAATAATCACCTGCTCAAAGTGTGGAATTCCAGTACAGGGCAATTGCTCCATGACTTGGTG GGCCATGCAGATGAAGTGTTTGTGCTGGAGACTCACCCCTTCGACTGCAGGATAATGCTGTCTGCAGGGCACGATGGCAACATCTTCATATGGGACATCACCAAAGGCACCAAAACAAAGCATTATTTTAACATG ATTGAAGGCCAGGGACATGGAGCTGTTTTTGACTGTAAATTTTCACCAGATGGGCAGCATTTTGCATGCACAGATTCTCATGGACATCTGCTGATATTTGGCTTTGGCTGTAGCAGGCCGTATGAAAAG ATCCCTGATCAGATGTTCTTCCACACGGACTATCGGCCGCTGATCCGGGACTCCAACAATTACGTGCTGGATGAGCAGACTCAGCAGGCCCCTCACCTCATGCCCCCTCCCTTCTTGGTGGACGTGGATGGAAACCCTCATCCAACAAAATATCAAAGATTGGTGCCAGGAAGAGAGAATTGTGCAGATGAGCATTTGATTCCTCAGCTTGGATATGTAGCAACAA GTGATGGAGAAGTGGTTGAGCAGGTGATTGGCCAGCAGACAGTTGACCAGGACGAGGCAGGCTTGGAGCCCAGCATTCTGGACGGGATGATCagacagctgcagctggaacaggATCAGAGAAACGGAGCTGATCCAGAGTCTGCTCCAAGTGGGCCCCAGAACGGCGAGGGAACACCCAGGAGAG CTTTCAGGAGGCCGAGTTTGGACATCCAGTCCCCTCCCAACATCGGGCTGCGGCGCAGCGGGCAGGTGGAGGGCGTGCGGCAGATGCACCAGAACGCCCCGCGCAGCCAGATGGCCACTGAGAGGGACCTGCAGGCCTGGAGGCGCAGGGTGGTGGTGCCAGAGATCCCCCCCAGCTTGCTCAG GAAACAGGAAGAATATCGGATTGCaaaaggggaagaagagagagatCTTTATgcaacagagaagaaaaagtcaTTTGAGTCCCTGGAAAAG AGTGACTCTGAGTCGTCATTAATCCAATCGAAGCGTCGACTGCACAGACGGAAATATTCCAGCTACAGGACACGGAATAACATCGAACAGCTGGAGTCTTCTGAGGAGGAGAGGGACAACTGCTTTGGCCTGATAGAGCAG gaaGCTGAAGAAAGTGAGGGCTCTGGTTCATCTGATGAAGAGGAAGAGTGGAGAAGTGACAAGAAAAGCAACAGCAATAGTTCTAG CGATTCCTCGAGCAGATATTCCGACTGGATCGCGGACGCCGGCATCAACCTGCAGCCGCCGGTGCGCACCTCGCGCAGGAAGGCGCTGCGCTACTGCAGCTCCTCCGAGGACGAGGTGTCCGCTGAGAAATCCTCTCCTCccaagaggagaaggaggaagaggaggaaaaaacccaaaccaaaaaagcagGACGAG GCTGATGCTGCAGCACAACCACTGAACTTGGAGTTGTCCTATGACTGGCACCCCCCAGTGTGGATCACAGACACGGCGCTCCGAAGGTCCCCATTTGTCCCTCAGATGGGAGATGAG GTGATCTATTTCCGACAAGGGCATGAAGCTTACATTGAAGCAGTGAGAAGAAATAACATTTATGAACTGAATCCACACAAGGAGCCCTGGAGGAAAGTGGTGCTTAGG GATCAGGAATTGGTGAAAATTGTTGGAATTAGATACGAAGTTGGTCCTCCCACGTTGTGTTGCCTCAAACTCGCCTTTATAGATCACGCCACTGGGAAACACACAGACAAATCATTTTCCATCAG GTACCACGACATGCCAGACGTTATCGACTTCCTGATCTTACGTCAGTTCTACGACGAAGCCCGGCAGAGGAACTGGCAGGCCT ccGACAGGTTCCGCTCCATTATTGACGATGCCTGGTGGTTtgggacagtgctgggacagGAACCTTACCAGCCTCAGTATCCAGACAGCCACTTCCAGTGTTACAGTGTCAA ATGGGACAATGGTGAAATTGAAAAGCTGAGCCCATGGGACATGGAACCAGTCCCTGATAATG TCGATCAGCCTGAAGAATTAGGAGCGAGTGTCTCTGTGACTTTGGAGGAGGTGGAGAAGCTCCTGTACAAACCCCAGGAGGGGGAGTGGGGGCTGAAGTCCCGTGATGAGGCCTGTGAACGGATAATCCGTGGGATTGACCAGCTCATGACTCTTG ACATCTCAGCAGCCTTCGCTGGCCCAGTGGACCTGTGCACGTACCCCAAGTACTGCACGGTGATCGCGTATCCCACCGACCTCACCACCATCCGCACCCGCCTGGCCAACAGGTTCTACAG GAGAATTTCAGCATTGGTTTGGGAAGTCAGATACATTGAAAGCAATGCCAGAACCTTCAACGAGCCTGGGAGTGCTATTGCCAGagctgcaaaaaaaatcaccaccCAGCTCCTAAAGTTTATTAA TGACCAGGACTGTACAAACATTTTTGAATTATGTAGCACAACAGATGATGAACAAGATTGTCATGATGCTGATCTG GATGATGAAAAATGTGTTCCAAGAACATcttacagaagaagaaaa gGACGGGgcttaaaaaaaggaaaaaacctgaaaggtGGTTATGATGAGAACTGTTGGAAGAAGCAGTGCATGGAACTGGtgaatttaattttccagtGTGAGGATTCTGAACCTTTCAGGCAACCAGTAGATTTGGATCAATATCCT GATTACAGACACATTATAGACACTCCAATGGATTTTGGTACAGTGAAGGAAACTCTGGAAGCTGGGAATTATGACACTCCAATGGAACTGTGCAAAGATATCAGACTGATATTTAGTAATGCAAAATCTTATACTCCAAACAAAAAGTCAAAG ATTTACAGTATGACCTTGAGATTGTCAGCACTGTTTGAAGAGAAAATCCGAAGAATTGTTTCAGATTTCAAAAATGGCCAGAAACAGAACGAAAAGCTCCGGAGAAACCAGAGGTACACGAGAAGATTTAATAATCAAAGCTCAGTGCAACAGCCCACCAAAACGCTCAG AAATGTGaagcagaaaccattgaagTCTCAGGCCAAACTCGAATCTGAGCAGGAAGATTCCTTTCCTCAGCCTACCTCAAGCAGAGCCGCGTGTGTCGCAAGCCATAAACCCAACGCTGGCTCCTACAACCAGAGCTCCTCGGGAGAATCCTCGGATTCCGCCTGCCTGGCCTCCTTCGAGAGGAATGGCAAAGCCAGATCCACAACACTCACTAATTGTTCTGCTTTGTCATCAG AGAGTGAAATAGAAGGTTCTGTggtttcttcatcttcttcatcttcatcctcctccagcagctcagaaGACAgcaagggctgctctggggctcctgtgtcccctcccctgcaCAACGGGGTGTGCAGGAGGAACAGCAGCCGCAGGCTGACTCGGAACAGGGCTGCTCAGAGGAAACAGACAG GTTCACTTCTTCAGGAGAACGGGAATACAAGGAAAACAGTCAGGAAAAAGCTGTATGGAAGCGACTCTGAAAATACTTCAGCGGTGACATCCGAGTCCCTCAGCAACAGCAAGGGCAGGCACAGGAAAACCCTGCGCAGGAGCGCTGCCGTGGCTGCCAACAAGCTGAGGCTGATGAGCGACGTGGAGGAGGAGGTGTCGAGCTCAGAGAGCATCGGGATCTGCAGGAACAGGAAGCTGCCGCACCGCAACGCCTCGGCCGCCGCCAGGAGAATGCTGCTGGAGGGATCCGAGGATGAGGCAGGCCTCAAGTCTGAGAGCGACAAGGAAATAGAAGAGCAGCTCACCAAGAGGAAAACTCTGTCTCAgagtggctgctctgctccacgAAGGAAATTTGTCAGTGAATCTGAGAATGGAAGCTCGGATTCTGAGCCCGACACGCAGGCCAAGCAGAAGAGCTGGCAGAGCAACGGGCACAAACAGCTCCGGGGCCCCGCCTGCTCTGTTTCCCCCAAAGTGAAAAGTCCCACCTTAGACCTTTCAGAGGAGGAGTCCAAAAGCCATAATTCTGAGGATGGGAGCAGCCAAAAGGTTTCTGACCACTCAACACCTGCACATCACAAGCCTGCAGCGAGCAATTCTGAGGATGAGGCGGACTCTGAGTCGGACAGGTGGAATGGCAGGAAAGcctctgggctgcagctgtctcctcctttaaaaaaagcaaaagtccTGAGTGATTTAGAGGACACAGCAGAATCTGAAGCAGAAgccagagaggaggagaagagttTTGTGTGGGAGAGCTTGGTGCCCACTAGGATTGTGAGGAGTTCCAAATctggagctgcctccagcttcCATCACTCTCCTGATTCGGACTCGGAGAGTGACTCCAATAACAGCAATTACTGTGAAACTTCTGCGAAAGCAAAgatgagaaagaggaaaggaaaaacaaaaatcgTTAGAAAAG AGCCAGCATCAGAGGAGGCCGGCCAAAGTGCCAAAGTGCTGCGGAGCAGGACGTGCATCATCAACTACAAGAAGCACATCAAGGTGTCCGGCGTGGGGGAGAAGAAGAACCCCCGCAGGTGTGCCACGCTGGCAGccaacaaaatcaaaatcctgAGCCACGCAAAGGAGGAATTGTCCAGCTCAGAAAGCGTTTACCCCGTCAGGAAGAACcgcaggcagctccagggcagcgCGTCCTCGGCCTGCAGGAAGAAGCTGTTCAACAGCTCGCAGGTGGAGGCTTGTTCCAGGTCTGAAAATGAGAGCGAGCAGGTTTGTGGCAGGAAAAAACCTTCCTGCCCAGAGCCTTCTGTTTCTAAAAGGAAATACATTATTGAGTCTGAGAATGAAAGGACTGACTCGGAGACAGAGACTCAGAAGCAGAGTGATAACCACGTGCAGCCACAGaaacccctctgtgctgcaACTCCAAATAATTTTGACTACAACTCTTCGGAGGAGAATTCCACAAACCACAGGGTAGAAAATGGGGGAAGCTGGGCAATTTCGAGGCAGGCAGCTTCAGCCCACAACCATTGTACGAGTAACTCCGAAGAGGAGGTAGATTTTGAATTAACTAAACTTGAAACTAAAAATACCCGAGTAGcagcaaataaaaaacccagagcTTCTTTCAAGAGATTAAAACCGGTGGAGGACTTGAGAGAAACAACAGAATCCGAAatggggaggaagaaaaaggagaaaagctctGTGTCCGAGGACGGGGAAGCAGCCGGGACTGCAGGAAGCTCCAAAGCCAACCTCACCTCGGAGTCGGGAACTGACAGCACCATCTGCAGCGACGCCACGGACAGCAGGAAGCGCAAGAGGAGATCAAAACCCAGCAGGAGAGAAACCCTCAGCTACGACTCGCTGAAGCCTTCCAGGAGGCCGCAGCGCAGGAAACGGCGGAaaggcagccaggagcaggactgGGAGGAGGTGGAGTACGGCGAGTGCCGGCGCGCGCGGCGCCGCTCCAAGATCCGCACGCGCAACGGCGGCCGGCGCACCGTGCGCTACCACGACGGCGACGACGACGACGACAGAGCCCTCGAGGACGCCGCGTGCGAAACGTAA